AAGTAGAATTTGTAGACGTAGGCACTTTACCAAGATTTGAAGGAAAATCAAAAAGAGTAGTTATTAAAGAATAAATCTTTAATTACGTGACTATAATCTCTAATGTTACAATTAATAAATCTTTATTCAAGTTAAATAGAGAACAATGCTAAATCTTTTAAGCTTAGGAAGAAAGAGTTAAATATGGCTAAACTGCTTTTCGTAATTATGAATGATCCGACTAGTTTATCCGAATCCATAAAAGCCGCTCATGCCTTACATTATGCGGTTGAACTAAAGAGGGAGGGTCACGAAGTTTATGTATATTTTGACGGACTAGGTACTAAGATACCCATATCTGAAAGTCCTTATAAAGGCCTTAAACCAGCTTACGAAAGAGCATTAAAGGAAGGCATAATATTAGGTGCGTGTGGATATTGTGCTTCTCCACCGCACTTGAACATCAAGGATAAATTATCTAGTGTAGTAAAACTAATTGGAGATGAAGATCATCATTACGCCTTTACCGATTTAATTAACAAGGGCTTTCAGATAATAATTTCATAATTTGTTTTTGATAAAGTTATGAGTGGTTCAATTATACTTTGATTTTAGAACATCAATTATATTAGATATAAGTAAATTAAGTAATAACATTCTTGAAAAAATATATTGTTGAAATAATCGAAATATTTAAAAGTATATATGCAAGATAGATTATAGAGGTGCGCAAAAAGTATGAGTAGTCTTAAGATATATAAGGAGTTGGATTTGACTAGTTCTTCGTGTGCTGGTCCCATAGGTGAGTTATCTGGAGTTATTGATGAGTTGAGGGATGGGGAGGCTGTTAAGGTAATTCTCGGGGATGAGGCAACTAAGAAGGATATCACATTGTGGGCTAAGAAGAGAGGTTTGAAAATAGTACAAGAAACTAAAGAAGGCAATAAATACATACTACTAGTAAGC
The nucleotide sequence above comes from Sulfolobus tengchongensis. Encoded proteins:
- a CDS encoding sulfurtransferase TusA family protein → MSSLKIYKELDLTSSSCAGPIGELSGVIDELRDGEAVKVILGDEATKKDITLWAKKRGLKIVQETKEGNKYILLVSK